The following proteins are co-located in the Pseudoalteromonas sp. N1230-9 genome:
- a CDS encoding sensor histidine kinase, which produces MLQKSLSKKLLTSVLSVYFLLTFVVTCGQVIAEYVNTKDYIRDELTTLQKTFSRSLTRAIWELNTKQTITTAEGLLAIPMIEGIIVRDDSGEILSQLGRSLDIHELYSQQLVQEEAIIEDTPSGLFGYTFPLIFEFSGRATQVGDVTLFSSREVVFSRIMISIYFLIGNAMIKTTFLIILFLIAFRKQLTEPLAQLTEQIEDLELNDLEGRHIEIETSEHNELKVMEESFNRLIDKVVLYREELEHTQKELLISNEKLDQQNLQLEQEVARKTSNLSQAMMDLQQQKYELEKQKLTLTEEIDLRKQTEQELITKQTELQRYLDELNMAQERLVGSEKMAALGGLVAGITHDVNTPIGIGVTATSFLQERLDQIEAAYKDKTLSPKALEEFINDAKQSTSLLTSNLDRASELVASFKQIAVDQASEAVRTINFKEYLGEVIRSLHPKLKKTSHHINLDCPEDLTLNLPAGAISQIFTNLIMNSLIHGFEGIENGLIDIIIKDEEDEVIIDFKDNGNGVTKEQLEKLFDPFFTTKRDQGGSGLGTHITFNLVKQTLSGDIEVNSEPGKGLHYHISFPKNMPKPLSMFNS; this is translated from the coding sequence ATGCTACAAAAAAGCCTGTCAAAAAAATTATTAACCAGCGTACTCTCGGTCTACTTTTTATTAACGTTTGTAGTTACGTGTGGGCAGGTCATTGCTGAATACGTTAATACTAAAGACTATATCCGTGACGAATTAACCACCTTGCAAAAAACATTTAGTCGAAGCTTAACCCGCGCCATTTGGGAGTTAAACACCAAACAAACAATTACCACGGCCGAGGGATTACTCGCCATTCCAATGATTGAAGGTATTATTGTTCGTGATGATAGCGGTGAAATTTTATCCCAACTTGGGCGCTCTCTAGATATACACGAATTATACAGTCAACAACTAGTGCAAGAAGAAGCCATTATCGAGGACACCCCTTCGGGCTTATTTGGTTATACTTTCCCACTTATTTTTGAGTTTTCAGGCAGAGCAACCCAAGTCGGTGATGTCACCTTATTTTCAAGCCGCGAAGTTGTCTTTAGCCGTATTATGATTTCAATTTATTTCTTGATTGGTAATGCGATGATCAAAACCACGTTTTTGATCATTTTATTTTTAATCGCCTTTAGAAAACAACTTACCGAGCCACTTGCACAACTCACCGAACAAATTGAAGACCTAGAGCTCAATGACTTAGAAGGTCGTCACATCGAAATCGAAACTAGTGAGCATAACGAACTAAAAGTGATGGAAGAGTCATTCAACCGCTTAATAGATAAAGTGGTGTTGTACAGAGAAGAGCTCGAACATACACAAAAAGAACTGCTCATCAGCAACGAAAAACTTGACCAACAAAACCTGCAATTAGAGCAAGAAGTTGCACGCAAAACATCCAACCTAAGCCAAGCTATGATGGACTTGCAACAGCAAAAATATGAGTTAGAAAAACAAAAACTAACCCTCACAGAAGAAATCGATTTACGTAAACAAACCGAACAAGAATTAATTACCAAGCAAACAGAATTACAACGTTACCTTGATGAGCTAAACATGGCACAAGAGCGCCTTGTCGGCTCAGAGAAAATGGCCGCATTAGGTGGCTTAGTCGCGGGTATTACGCACGATGTAAACACACCGATTGGTATTGGTGTAACTGCAACCTCATTTTTACAAGAGCGGTTGGATCAAATAGAAGCCGCTTACAAAGACAAAACCTTGTCGCCAAAAGCGCTTGAAGAATTTATTAATGATGCCAAACAAAGCACAAGCTTACTCACCAGTAACCTTGACCGCGCTTCAGAGTTGGTTGCAAGTTTTAAACAAATTGCAGTAGACCAAGCTAGCGAAGCGGTGCGAACCATTAACTTTAAAGAATATTTAGGGGAAGTTATTCGCTCACTACATCCTAAATTAAAGAAAACATCGCATCATATTAATCTTGATTGTCCTGAAGATTTAACCCTTAACTTACCGGCTGGCGCTATTAGTCAAATTTTCACCAACCTTATTATGAACTCGCTGATCCACGGCTTCGAGGGCATCGAAAATGGCCTTATTGATATCATTATCAAAGACGAAGAAGATGAAGTGATTATCGACTTTAAAGATAACGGTAATGGCGTTACCAAAGAGCAGTTAGAAAAACTTTTTGACCCATTCTTTACCACCAAACGCGACCAAGGCGGCAGTGGCCTAGGGACACATATCACCTTTAACCTAGTGAAACAAACGCTTAGTGGTGATATTGAAGTCAATAGTGAACCTGGTAAAGGCTTGCACTATCACATAAGCTTTCCAAAAAACATGCCGAAACCGCTTTCAATGTTCAACTCGTAA
- the rdgC gene encoding recombination-associated protein RdgC, with amino-acid sequence MWFSNLICYRFKQDVSYNQEDFDKALEQDLFRSCTGQELSTFGWTKAFGKHGQTLSHFSQDSILVCAKREEKVLPAAVINELVIEKVEQIEAEENRPVKKKEKDELKENILHTLLPQAFKKSSLQFAFIDQKNGWVIVNSASFNKAEELLALLRKSLGTLPVVPAFANYDLDVFLTDWLTKFSAPDGFAIGNDAELEEADDSGAQVKLKGHDLSCDEVKSHLENGKRVTKLALDWQERVKFMLQNDGSIKRMNYSETLKEENADIPKEDMAVKLDADFILASEEIKQMLEELTQGLGDADDL; translated from the coding sequence ATGTGGTTTAGTAACCTTATCTGTTACCGCTTTAAACAAGACGTCTCATATAACCAAGAAGATTTCGACAAAGCCCTAGAGCAAGACCTATTTCGTTCATGTACAGGCCAAGAGCTATCAACGTTTGGTTGGACAAAAGCATTTGGCAAACATGGCCAAACACTTTCTCACTTCTCTCAAGACAGTATTTTAGTGTGCGCTAAGCGTGAAGAAAAAGTACTACCGGCGGCCGTAATCAACGAACTTGTAATTGAAAAAGTAGAACAAATTGAAGCCGAAGAAAATCGTCCTGTTAAGAAAAAAGAAAAAGACGAATTAAAAGAAAATATCCTACATACGCTGCTTCCTCAAGCATTTAAAAAATCGAGCCTACAGTTTGCCTTTATCGATCAAAAAAATGGCTGGGTAATCGTAAACAGCGCAAGCTTTAACAAAGCAGAAGAGCTACTAGCCCTACTTCGTAAATCACTTGGCACACTGCCTGTTGTTCCTGCATTTGCAAATTACGACCTTGATGTATTTTTAACAGATTGGCTAACTAAGTTTAGTGCACCTGACGGGTTTGCTATCGGCAATGATGCCGAGCTTGAAGAAGCTGATGACAGCGGTGCTCAGGTAAAACTTAAAGGTCATGACCTTTCATGTGATGAAGTTAAGTCGCATCTAGAAAATGGTAAGCGTGTAACTAAGCTGGCGCTAGATTGGCAAGAGCGCGTTAAGTTTATGCTGCAAAATGATGGTTCTATCAAACGCATGAACTACTCAGAAACATTAAAAGAAGAAAACGCTGACATTCCTAAAGAAGATATGGCAGTCAAGCTCGATGCAGACTTTATCCTCGCATCAGAAGAGATCAAGCAAATGTTAGAAGAGCTAACACAAGGGCTTGGTGACGCTGACGATTTATAA